Proteins co-encoded in one Brassica rapa cultivar Chiifu-401-42 chromosome A02, CAAS_Brap_v3.01, whole genome shotgun sequence genomic window:
- the LOC103854395 gene encoding uncharacterized protein LOC103854395 has protein sequence MPKERKQRSVSHERLRGSSLYCESSRALKPSEKQVKEWEEARCPVCMEHPHNGILLVCSSYDNGCRPYMCDTSHRHSNCFDQYRKASKQTPTETEGVVAEVASEVTVVNPREGEAEAEQENGKPKLTCPLCRGNIKEWVVDEPARCFMNAKRRSCSSETCEFSGTYSDLRKHARLLHPGVRPSEADPERQRSWRRLERQRDLGDLLSTLQSSFAGGEGRSNNDDEIMSFDDGGWLTVFFLIRVFRPESSGARSGSSSWSGTSRARSQVGVRRRSSRLWGESYDGETGTSRRDGENNNNPSSDEQESGTQRRRVRRRFYIDDDDDDDEEA, from the coding sequence ATGCCTAAAGAGAGGAAGCAACGCTCTGTATCTCATGAAAGGCTTAGAGGATCGTCTTTGTATTGTGAGTCAAGCCGTGCGTTGAAGCCAAGTGAGAAGCAAGTTAAGGAATGGGAAGAAGCTCGATGTCCTGTCTGTATGGAACATCCTCACAACGGAATCCTTCTCGTTTGTTCTTCCTATGATAATGGCTGCAGGCCTTACATGTGTGATACTAGCCACCGGCATTCTAACTGTTTCGATCAGTACCGTAAAGCTTCTAAGCAGACCCCAACTGAGACAGAAGGTGTAGTAGCTGAGGTTGCGTCTGAGGTAACAGTTGTGAATCCGAGAGAAGGAGAAGCAGAGGCAGAGCAAGAGAATGGCAAACCGAAGCTTACTTGCCCGTTATGCCGTGGAAATATAAAAGAATGGGTAGTTGATGAGCCTGCTCGGTGTTTCATGAACGCAAAACGTAGAAGCTGTTCTTCAGAGACTTGTGAGTTCAGCGGAACCTACTCTGATCTGAGAAAGCACGCGAGGCTTCTGCATCCAGGAGTGAGGCCATCAGAAGCGGACCCAGAGAGGCAGAGAAGCTGGAGGAGGCTAGAAAGGCAGAGAGACTTGGGTGATTTGCTCAGCACACTGCAGTCTTCTTTTGCAGGAGGAGAAGGAAGAAGCAACAACGACGATGAGATCATGTCGTTTGATGATGGTGGTTGGCTTACAGTTTTCTTCCTCATCCGCGTGTTTAGACCAGAGTCTAGTGGGGCAAGGAGTGGTAGTAGTAGCTGGTCGGGTACATCTAGAGCTAGGTCACAGGTAGGTGTGAGGAGGAGGTCTTCAAGGCTTTGGGGAGAGAGCTATGATGGTGAGACAGGAACATCACGTAGAGATGGGGAGAACAATAATAATCCGTCTTCTGATGAACAAGAGTCTGGAACTCAAAGACGCCGTGTCAGAAGAAGATTTtacattgatgatgatgatgatgatgatgaagaggcGTAA
- the LOC103854394 gene encoding uncharacterized protein LOC103854394, with the protein MKKVMVIIDESNSSYDLLVWVLTNLKDVIDSSTVVIFAKQPQNSFTPPTALSSSVGFAQIFYPFSANAELMRLAQEKNTKIALGILEKAKKLCGNHGVKAETFTDVGDVKDIIHKTIQERKINLIAISDQQNLTLKKCLPTTECSLVVVK; encoded by the exons atgaagaaagttATGGTGATTATTGACGAGAGCAACTCAAGTTATGATTTACTTGTTTGGGTCCTCACAAATCTAAAAGATGTCATTGACAGCTCCACAGTTGTGATCTTCGCAAAACAGCCACAAAATTCCTTCACTCCTCCTACAGCACTTTCTTCGTCAGTGGGCTTTGCTCAGATTTTCTATCCATTTTCTGCCA ATGCAGAACTCATGAGATTGGCTCAAGAAAAGAATACAAAAATTGCGTTGGGTATATTAGAGAAGGCCAAGAAGTTATGTGGAAATCATGGG GTTAAAGCAGAGACATTTACTGATGTTGGAGACGTGAAAGATATAATCCACAAAACAATTCAAGAGCGAAAGATCAACTTAATAGCTATCAGCGATCAACAAAACCTAACTCTTAAAAA GTGTTTACCTACTACAGAGTGTTCTCTTGTGGTCGTGAAGTGA
- the LOC117131710 gene encoding uncharacterized protein LOC117131710 — protein MRLLQTQLSMITGLYLTTVSLPLPTDIDDDYVWIAGDSPVREFRASTTWEVMRPREQAKDWVDVIWFKGAVPKHAFTMWVACWDRLPTRERLVSWGMHIAITCPLCSRVPETRDHMLLSCDYSTDVWKEVFIRCLPPSTILTTWAELLSWIRNAGTADLKLLRKVATQAAVFHLWKQRNNVVHNQISIPAATVFVGLDREVRNIISAKRKRKQFSSLMSLWLR, from the coding sequence ATGCGGTTGTTGCAGACGCAATTATCGATGATCACTGGGCTTTACCTCACCACTGTCTCGCTACCTCTACCCACTGATATTGATGATGATTATGTTTGGATTGCAGGTGATTCTCCGGTTCGTGAGTTCAGGGCGTCAACTACCTGGGAAGTCATGCGACCGCGGGAGCAAGCAAAGGATTGGGTTGATGTAATCTGGTTCAAAGGGGCGGTACCGAAGCATGCCTTCACGATGTGGGTAGCTTGCTGGGACAGGCTTCCGACCAGGGAACGTTTGGTCTCTTGGGGAATGCATATTGCAATAACATGTCCGCTATGCTCAAGAGTTCCAGAAACAAGAGATCATATGTTATTGTCATGTGATTACAGTACCGACGTGTGGAAGGAAGTGTTCATTAGGTGCCTCCCTCCCTCTACCATTCTGACAACCTGGGCGGAACTTCTTTCATGGATAAGAAACGCAGGAACTGCGGACCTGAAGCTCCTGCGTAAAGTCGCAACACAAGCCGCAGTGTTTCATCTCTGGAAGCAACGGAACAACGTTGTCCACAACCAAATCTCCATCCCTGCCGCTACAGTCTTTGTTGGGCTCGACAGAGAAGTGAGAAACATCATATCGGCTAAGAGAAAGCGCAAACAATTTAGCTCACTCATGTCTCTTTGGCTGAGATAA
- the LOC117131703 gene encoding putative pentatricopeptide repeat-containing protein At3g25970: MKPFLASLLESSLHSFHKLSSTHCHAIKHGYISDVYISNRVLDSYIKPGFLGHAHKLFDEMPHRDTVSWNTMISGYTSSGKLDNAWCLFRGMVRSGSDADGYSFSRLLKGVASAKRFDLGEQVHSLVIKGGYECNVYVGSALVDMYAKCERVEDAFEAFWEISEANSVSWNALIGGFVQVRDVEMVFWLFGCMEMKMVDDGTFAPLLTLLDDPLLCNLLKEVHGKVLKLGLEKEITICNAMVSSYADCGLVLDAKRVFDGLGGSKDLITWNSMLAGFSKLEQKDSAFELFIEMLRTRIETDVYTYTSILSTCCGEEHRVFGQSLHCLVIKKGLEQVTSVSNALISMYTQFPTCALNDALSLFESLEDKDLVSWNSVLTGLSQKGQSEDAVKFFSYSRSLNMEVDDYAFSAVLRSCSDLATLQLGQQIHALAIKSSFESNEFVASSLILMYSKCGVIKNAQRCFEEICSTQSTVAWNAMILGYAQHGSGQVSLSLFSQMCNQNVKLDHVTFTAVLTACSHSGLVQGLKLLRLMEPVYKIQPRMEHYAAAVDLLGRAGLVKEAKELIESMPLSPDPMVLKTFLGVCRACGEIEMATQVANHLLEMEPEDHFTYVALSHMYSDAKKWEEKANVKKVMKERGVKKVPGWSWIEIGNEVCAFNAEDRSHPLCEEIYLMVEDLTQEMKWFETDNEFDDQTSLLDVNHS, encoded by the coding sequence ATGAAACCTTTCTTAGCCTCTCTACTAGAGAGCTCTCTCCACTCCTTCCACAAGCTCTCCTCCACTCACTGCCACGCCATCAAGCATGGTTACATCTCAGACGTTTACATATCCAACAGAGTCCTAGACTCCTACATAAAACCAGGCTTCTTGGGTCACGCCCACAAgttgttcgacgaaatgcctcACAGAGACACCGTCTCTTGGAACACAATGATATCCGGATACACAAGCTCCGGGAAGCTAGACAACGCATGGTGCTTGTTCAGGGGTATGGTAAGATCTGGTTCTGATGCTGATGGGTATAGTTTTAGTAGACTATTGAAAGGAGTTGCTTCTGCAAAAAGGTTTGATCTTGGGGAGCAAGTTCATTCTTTGGTTATAAAAGGAGGTTATGAGTGTAATGTCTACGTTGGGAGTGCGCTTGTTGATATGTACGCGAAATGTGAGAGAGTTGAAGATGCTTTCGAGGCGTTTTGGGAGATCTCAGAGGCTAACTCTGTTTCTTGGAACGCTTTGATTGGTGGGTTTGTGCAAGTGAGAGATGTGGAGATGGTGTTTTGGTTGTTTGGTTGTATGGAGATGAAGATGGTGGACGATGGGACTTTTGCTCCGCTTCTTACTCTGCTTGATGATCCGTTGTTGTGTAACTTGTTAAAGGAGGTACATGGTAAGGTTTTGAAGCTTGGACTGGAGAAAGAGATTACTATCTGCAATGCTATGGTTAGCTCTTATGCAGATTGTGGTTTAGTGTTAGATGCCAAGAGAGTTTTTGATGGCTTGGGAGGCTCAAAGGACTTGATTACATGGAACTCGATGCTTGCTGGTTTCTCTAAGCTAGAGCAAAAGGACTCAGCTTTTGAGCTGTTTATTGAAATGCTAAGGACAAGAATCGAAACCGATGTTTATACTTACACCAGCATCTTAAGCACTTGCTGTGGAGAAGAACATCGAGTCTTCGGACAGTCCTTGCATTGTTTGGTTATAAAGAAGGGACTTGAACAAGTAACTTCGGTTTCAAACGCGTTGATCTCTATGTATACTCAGTTTCCTACATGCGCCTTGAATGATGCTCTCTCTCTATTTGAATCCCTGGAAGATAAGGATCTTGTCTCTTGGAACTCAGTGTTGACAGGGCTATCTCAAAAAGGTCAAAGCGAGGATGCGGTCAAGTTCTTTAGCTACTCGAGATCTTTAAACATGGAAGTAGATGATTACGCCTTCTCTGCAGTCCTCAGATCATGCTCTGACCTTGCAACGCTCCAGTTAGGTCAGCAGATTCACGCTTTAGCCATTAAATCAAGCTTTGAATCAAACGAGTTTGTAGCCAGCTCTCTGATCTTGATGTACTCAAAGTGTGGAGTAATCAAGAACGCGCAAAGATGCTTCGAGGAGATTTGCTCAACACAGAGTACAGTAGCTTGGAACGCAATGATCCTTGGATACGCTCAACATGGTTCAGGCCAAGTCTCGTTATCACTCTTTTCTCAGATGTGTAACCAAAACGTAAAACTAGACCATGTAACCTTCACTGCGGTTCTAACAGCTTGTAGCCACTCCGGTTTGGTACAAGGACTGAAATTGCTTCGGTTAATGGAACCGGTTTACAAAATCCAACCACGAATGGAACACTACGCAGCTGCTGTTGATCTCCTAGGCAGAGCAGGGCTTGTGAAGGAAGCCAAAGAGTTGATCGAATCAATGCCACTGAGTCCTGATCCAATGGTGTTGAAGACTTTCCTTGGAGTTTGCAGGGCTTGTGGGGAGATTGAGATGGCTACTCAGGTGGCTAACCATTTGCTGGAGATGGAGCCTGAAGATCATTTCACGTATGTTGCGTTGTCACATATGTATAGTGATGCCAAGAAGTGGGAAGAGAAAGCGAATGTGAAGAAGGTGATGAAGGAGAGAGGTGTGAAGAAAGTTCCAGGTTGGAGCTGGATTGAGATTGGAAATGAAGTTTGTGCTTTTAATGCTGAAGATCGGTCTCATCCTCTCTGTGAAGAGATTTATTTGATGGTTGAAGATTTGACTCAGGAAATGAAGTGGTTTGAGACTGATAATGAGTTTGATGATCAAACTTCACTTCTTGATGTCAATCACTCTTAG
- the LOC117131705 gene encoding trihelix transcription factor GT-4-like: MFVSSDKPRSPIDFYKDDDDNNNPSSPTSRHINMMIDGDLQPPPHHQHQILLGDNSSSEDHEINTKAPKKRAETWVQDETRILIALRREMDGLFNTSKSNKHLWEEISSKMREKGFDRSPAMCTDKWRNLLKEFKKAAKDQQVSGKMSHYKEIEDLLRERSKKVTTSYKSVTAPSKVDSFMQFTDKGFEDTGLSFASVEANGRPTLNLERQLDHEGHPLAIASADAVTANGVPPWNWREPAGNGSDGQPFVGKIITVKYGDYTRRVGIDGTAEAIKEAIRSAFRLRTRRAFWLEDEEEVVRSLDRDMPLGNYTLHVDEGIAVRVCHYDESDPLPVHQEEKVFYTEEDYRDFLGRRGWTCLREFDGGFRNIESMVRNVDSMDDLQPGVLYRGMR, encoded by the exons atGTTCGTCTCCTCCGATAAACCTCGTTCTCCGATCGATTTCTACAAAGACGACGACGACAACAACAACCCATCATCTCCAACCTCACGACACATAAACATGATGATCGACGGAGATCTCCAACCACCCCCACATCACCAACATCAAATCCTCCTCGGAGACAACAGCAGCAGCGAGGACCACGAGATCAACACCAAGGCCCCCAAGAAGCGAGCGGAGACGTGGGTACAAGACGAAACCCGAATCCTGATCGCGCTGCGGAGAGAAATGGACGGCCTTTTCAACACGTCAAAGTCCAACAAGCACCTCTGGGAAGAGATTTCGAGCAAGATGAGGGAGAAAGGGTTCGATCGGTCTCCGGCTATGTGTACGGACAAGTGGAGGAACTTGTTGAAAGAGTTTAAGAAGGCGGCTAAGGATCAGCAAGTGAGTGGGAAGATGTCGCATTACAAGGAGATTGAAGATTTGCTTAGGGAGAGGAGTAAGAAAGTGACGACGTCGTATAAGAGTGTTACTGCTCCGTCTAAAGTTGATTCCTTTATGCAGTTTACTGATAAAG GTTTTGAAGATACAGGCCTTTCCTTTGCATCTGTTGAAG CTAATGGTAGGCCAACGCTAAATCTTGAACGgcagcttgatcatgaggggcATCCTCTCGCCATTGCTTCTGCTGATGCCGTCACTGCAAATGGAGTTCCTCCTTGGAATTGGAGGGAACCCGCTGGAAATG GCAGTGATGGTCAGCCGTTTGTGGGGAAGATCATAACGGTGAAATATGGAGACTATACGAGAAGAGTTGGGATCGATGGTACAGCTGAAGCCATTAAGGAAGCTATTAGATCTGCGTTTAGGTTAAGAACAAGGCGAGCTTTTTGGCtagaggatgaagaagaggtGGTACGGTCTCTTGACAGAGACATGCCTCTAGGGAACTATACACTCCATGTCGATGAAG GAATAGCTGTTAGAGTGTGTCACTATGATGAATCTGATCCGTTACCAGTGCATCAAGAGGAGAAGGTGTTTTACACGGAAGAGGATTACAGAGACTTCTTGGGACGGCGAGGATGGACGTGTTTGAGAGAGTTTGATGGAGGGTTTAGGAACATAGAGAGTATGGTTAGGAATGTAGATAGTATGGATGATCTTCAGCCTGGTGTCTTGTACCGCGGAATGAGATAG
- the LOC103854391 gene encoding F-box protein SKIP14: MALNFSHSHVSEKPMKITEGLSESHDGVFSADIVDVLPSDPFGMDMNNTFTAITGWLEDLQADYRQCERDEIGDGDHQLFARLSIIWNNAMRFQEFPESHWSGSLFGFEGDGSCAGSFVSPTSVDKVMSRVGESSDGGENANVHPALGFCLYHLGVKDLLSVSMVCKSLHSTVCDDSLLWKHIHISQPLNEKINDEALLRLTERAHGTMQCLRIVDCSKITEDCLRKVLERNPQVVKLGVPGCTRISIDGLVSILRDLKSAGKLKVKHLETGGLYGVTKDHYDELLDLLDIDNNVNKTIIQKPRYYHRGYTFASCDDVVRALDIEMCRKCENWRIVYDCPAEDCKGKEECRACSLCVQRCVQCGRCINGVYEETFCLEFLCSGCSKLLKLPLV; the protein is encoded by the exons ATGGCGTTGAATTTTTCTCATAGTCATGTCTCTGAGAAACCAATGAAGATAACTGAGGGACTATCTGAGAGTCATGATGGTGTTTTCTCTGCTGACATTGTTGATGTTCTGCCATCTGATCCGTTTGGCATGGATATGAACAATACTTTCACTGCCATTACTGGGTGGCTTGAGGATTTACAGGCTGATTATAGACAGTGTGAAAGAGATGAGATTGGTGATGGAGACCACCAGCTCTTTGCTAGGTTGAGTATTATTTGGAACAATGCAATGCGGTTTCAGGAGTTTCCTGAGAGTCACTGGTCTGGGTCATTGTTCGGGTTTGAAGGTGATGGATCTTGTGCTGGTTCATTCGTATCCCCTACTAGTGTGGATAAGGTAATGAGTCGTGTTGGAGAAAGCAGTGATGGAGGCGAGAATGCAAACGTTCATCCAGCGCTTGGTTTTTGTCTTTACCATTTGGGAGTGAAGGATCTTCTTTCAGTCAGTATGGTTTGCAAGTCTCTGCATTCCACTGTCTGTGATGACTCGCTGCTGTGGAAACACATCCACATCTCTCAACCGTTgaatgagaagatcaatgatgAGGCTCTTCTGCGGTTAACCGAGAGGGCTCATGGCACTATGCAGTGTCTGAGGATCGTAGATTGCTCGAAAATTACAGAGGATTGTCTTAGGAAGGTGTTGGAACGCAACCCACAAGTAGTCAAG CTTGGCGTGCCTGGATGCACAAGGATCAGTATCGATGGCCTTGTCAGCATCTTGAGGGACTTGAAGTCTGCGGGGAAGCTTAAAGTGAAACATTTAGAGACTGGTGGTCTCTATGGAGTTACTAAAGACCACTATGATGAGTTGTTGGACTTGTTAGACATAGACAATAATGTCAACAAGACTATCATCCAAAAGCCGCGTTATTACCATAGAGGATACACATTCGCCTCATGCGATGATGTTGTCCGGGCGCTGGATATTGAGATGTGTCGGAAATGTGAGAACTGGAGGATTGTGTATGACTGTCCAGCGGAAGATTGTAAAGGGAAGGAGGAGTGTCGTGCTTGCTCTCTTTGCGTACAGAGATGTGTTCAGTGCGGTCGGTGCATCAATGGCGTATACGAGGAGACGTTTTGTCTGGAGTTTTTGTGCTCTGGTTGCTCGAAGCTCCTTAAGTTACCTCTCGTTTGA